In Afipia carboxidovorans OM5, the sequence CAACAACTACAAACTCTGCCAGTGGAATATCTACGAGCCGCTGCCGGCGACCCCGCCATTCCTGCCGGCGGAGCGACCGTCAGATGCACCGGCGCCTGCTACGTCCGAGCCTTCAAAGGGGGAAGCGGGTGCGGCTGCGGGCAAGGCGGAATGAATCGGGTTGAATCGTTATTGTGAGGAGGTTTATCGCCCACGGTGTGCTCCCTCTCCCCGTTGGGGAGAGGGTTGGGGTGAGGGGATCTAAATGCCTCGATTGAATATCTGGTCCCCCTCACCCGGCTCGCCCTAGCGTGTCAAAGACCCGCTAATGGCTCGCCGACCTCTCCCCGTTGGGGGAGAGGTGAAGGGAACGCTGCTGCGAGATTGGGCAACGAATGAGTGAGCTCGCATGGCAATACCTGTATCGCCCAACGAAAAACGCCGCCCGGGTGAGGGGCGGCGCTTCGATTGAAAGATTGCGACAGCTTACTGATAGAGCGTGTTGCCGCCCTGCAGCGCCATCTTCGAGTTGAAGGGCGAGTCACCCTGCTTGGGCTCGAGCACGACGACGATCGCGCCCATCTTGACGCGGCTGTAGAGGTCGATGACGTCCTCGTTGGTCATGCGGATGCAGCCCGAGGAAATCGACGCTCCGATATATTCCGGCTGGTTGGTGCCGTGAATGCGGAACAGCGTGTCCTTGCCGCCCGAGTACAGGTAGATCGCGCGCGAGCCCATCGGATTGTCCGGGCCGCCCTTGACGAAGGTCGGAACGCCGAGGCGCTCGATCTCGCTCTTGGTGGGGTGCCAATCCGGCCACTCGCGCAGCGCGCCGACCTTGGCGATGCCGGACCAGGCCATGGCTTCTTCGCCGACGGTGATGCCGTAGCGGATCGCCTTACCGTTATCGAGCACGTAGTAGAGATAGTGGTTGTCGGAATCGACCATGATCGAGCCCGGTGCTTCCTTGCGGTGGTAATCCACAATGGCACGACGGAACGGCTCAGCCACCGGCGCCTTCGCATAGGTCACCTTGGACAGGAGTTCCTTGTCACGCGGCTTGAGCAGGCTATCGCTCGAGGCCTCGTAATGGGTGGTCTGCATGCAGCCCGCCAAGAACAGGCCGGCGGCGAGCACGGCAAATTTGGAAGCAATCGACGGCATCGACTTGAACCTTGAAGGCGCGGCGGCGGATAAAACAAGAATCAATGGACCTAAGCCGCCATCATATCGCTTGCCTTATAAACATCAGGTTTTCGCCCAACGCCAGCCACGCGAGCCTTGTTTTGCCACGCAGCATCCCACCTGTGGCATTGCTGCCGCACTCCTGCGTCATAAAGCTTCTGTAAACCCTGCCTCTGCCCGTGGAACAGGCATCCCCGGGGCCGAACTCCTTCCGACTTGCCCGAATCGAGCGGATTTGCGTTTTGGCGAGTGACGTCGTGCCGCAGCCGGAGACCACCTGTCATGCTGTCCGTATTCGCACCCTCATCGGGGTCGCTGAAGAAAGTCGACGTCGCGGATCTCAACGCGCTGCCTGAGGATGCCGTCTGGCTCGACCTCAAGGCACCGGTTCCCGGCGAGGACAAGGCGGTCGAGAAGCTCGTCGGCATCCAGATCCCGACCCGCGAGGACATGCAGGAGATCGAAATCTCCTCGCGCCTCTATATCGAGAACAACGCTCGCTACATGACGGCGACGCTCGTTTGCGGCACAGATGGCGTTAACCCGCGCACGGCACCGGTCTCCTTCATCCTGACGGGGCAGCGGCTCGTAACCGTGCGCTATGATGAGCCGAAGCCCTTTATGCTGGTAGCGGGAAAGCTCGGGCGTACCTGCCCCGCGGGGACGACCGGTGATGCTGTCCTGCTGGAGCTGCTGGAGGCGATCATCGATCGCAGCGCCGACGTCCTCGAGCGTGTTGGTGCCGATGTCGATAACGTCAGCAACACGATTTTCGAATTGTCCGCCGATCGCGGGCAGGCGCGCAAATATTCCCGCATTCTCATCACCATCGGCCGCAAGGGAGACCTGACGTCGAAGGTGCGCGAAAGTCTCGTCTCGATCGGCCGCGTGATTTCCTTTGTCACGGTCGATATCGATCAGACCGGGCGCTGGAGCAAGGAGCAGCGCGCGCAACTCAAGACGTTGCAGCGCGACGTGCAGTCGCTCACCGATCACGCTTCCTATTTGTCGAACAAGATCACCTTCGTGCTCGATGCGATGCTCGGCGTCGTCAATCTCGAGCAGAACAACATCATCAAGCTGTTCTCGGTTATGGCGGTGGTGTTGATGCCGCCGACGCTGATCGCCTCGATCTACGGCATGAACTTCAAGATCATGCCGGAGCTTGAATGGCGGCACGGCTATCCTTTTGCGCTGATGGCCATGTTGTTTGCGGCGGTGCTGCCCTATGTGTTCTTCAAGTGGAAGAAGTGGCTGTAAGCCATCCCGCCTGGAACAATAGGAGGTAATGATGGCCGATGACGTTTGCATCGTGATGACCACCGTCACGACCCCGGAGCAGGCAAAGGCGCTTGCGCGCGCGGTGGTCGATGCGCGCCTTGCGGCATGCGCCCAGACCCTTCCGATTTCCAGTTGTTATCGCTGGGAGGGCAAAGTCGTCGAGGACGGCGAGCAGATGATCCTGTTCAAGACGCGGACCGACCAGTTTGCCGTGCTGGAAGTCTTGCTGCTGGAGCTTCATCCCTACGATACACCTGAGATCATTCGCCTGCCGGTCGATGGCGTCGGCGAAAAATATCGGGCATGGCTGATGGGTGAGGTGGGATGAAGCGTTTTTCATGTCGCTCGGAAACATCCGGGTGTCATTGCCGGGCATAGCCCGTCGAAGACGGGCGTGAACGCCCTCATGACCCGGCAATCCATCCACTTTTTCGAAGATGGATGCGCGGATCAAGTCCGCGCATGACAGATCATTTTGTGGACGGATTTTAACCGTCAGCCACCCATTTTCCGGATCGCATCTTTCAGCGAGCGCGCGGCGCGGTCGTAACCGGCCCACGCCTTCGATGTCTTCACCAGCGCGGGTACGGTGCGTAGCGTGAACTTCAGCGGATCGAGGCCCGTGCGCGCCTGAGC encodes:
- a CDS encoding L,D-transpeptidase, coding for MPSIASKFAVLAAGLFLAGCMQTTHYEASSDSLLKPRDKELLSKVTYAKAPVAEPFRRAIVDYHRKEAPGSIMVDSDNHYLYYVLDNGKAIRYGITVGEEAMAWSGIAKVGALREWPDWHPTKSEIERLGVPTFVKGGPDNPMGSRAIYLYSGGKDTLFRIHGTNQPEYIGASISSGCIRMTNEDVIDLYSRVKMGAIVVVLEPKQGDSPFNSKMALQGGNTLYQ
- a CDS encoding magnesium transporter CorA family protein; the protein is MLSVFAPSSGSLKKVDVADLNALPEDAVWLDLKAPVPGEDKAVEKLVGIQIPTREDMQEIEISSRLYIENNARYMTATLVCGTDGVNPRTAPVSFILTGQRLVTVRYDEPKPFMLVAGKLGRTCPAGTTGDAVLLELLEAIIDRSADVLERVGADVDNVSNTIFELSADRGQARKYSRILITIGRKGDLTSKVRESLVSIGRVISFVTVDIDQTGRWSKEQRAQLKTLQRDVQSLTDHASYLSNKITFVLDAMLGVVNLEQNNIIKLFSVMAVVLMPPTLIASIYGMNFKIMPELEWRHGYPFALMAMLFAAVLPYVFFKWKKWL
- the cutA gene encoding divalent-cation tolerance protein CutA, which translates into the protein MADDVCIVMTTVTTPEQAKALARAVVDARLAACAQTLPISSCYRWEGKVVEDGEQMILFKTRTDQFAVLEVLLLELHPYDTPEIIRLPVDGVGEKYRAWLMGEVG